The genome window ATATTGTTCTTTTATTGCTAAGTTTTCTTGGGTTTGTACAGGCCAGACCAAAGCAAAGTACATACTTTTTAGCTTCCAGTTAAAATTCCTcgtattttctttaattaggTCACCTATTTACAtacaaagaagtttttttttctgtccaatGGAAAAGAGATCTCTAATATATAAACCAGCTTATGTTATAAGCATTGGAACCAATGATGTTTTTGCTGTTATCCTTCATAAATCCTTTGTTTAGATAGGTGCTATTCACATCTAACAAGTCTGAGGCTGAAATGCAGAATTTGTCACAATTGAGTCAGCTTTGGGTAACAAGGAAGTTTTGTCCCCATAGGAGGGTAAAACTCAATATCCAGACTTACAGCATTGCTTTACTGCATGAGTCAGGCTGGCTGGATCTGGATGGTAAAAGATTTGACATTAAATATTGCAGCCGGTGATCTGAAATAGTTTCTTGGGGTTTCATTTACCTTCACACGTCTTCATCTGAAAACCTCCAGACATTCTTTGTGTGAGTTGTGTTACTGGTTTACTACAGTGTAAGCCTATATTTTTCCCCCCAATGTATTTCCAGTTTGCTgtaatctgaaatatttgatttttcctttcttcttccatgcAGACTGAAAATGATGAGAATGGCCAAGCAGACAATTTTTCAATGGACCCCCAATTGGAGAGACAGGTGGAGACAATTCGAAATCTGGTGGACTCCTACATGTCTATTATCAACAAATGTATCCGAGATTTGATACCGAAAACAATCATGCACCTTATGATCAATAATGTAAGTAACAGCCACGATTCTAGACTATTTTAACATCTGTCAAATCTCTTGCACATGTACAAACACACCTCTtgaacagagcagcagcaacagtACAAATGAGGAGAAGAACACGATCCCATAAATGTCAGGCTCCAAAACAAAATACTCCATTCTTCTTTAGAAGCACAAAGTCCCGCAGCCTTCTGAAAGTCTGGCACAGTGCTCTGAGTGCTAATTCCAGCATGCTGAAGATGGAATTCATGTCTTAATCAGAATATGTTATTATTTAAAGGTAAATTAaagatccttttttttctgccctgtTACTGATGTAGTAGGGAAAAGGGGGTTGGGAGCTCCATCTAGGCAGTCTGTGAGAGGAGTGAAGCAGTGTTTCCTTGATTTTCAGTCTGTAGTTCTTTGTCACAGTTTCTTAAAGcagttcttattttatttgggtttctttatattttctgaaTACCATTTTCAAGGAATAAATCTAGAAGCCTTGGACACCGTTGTTTAGATAAGCAGATGTGGTTGTTTGATTTATCGTGTGTGTCTTTCTCAGATCTGAAGATTATTTGATTAAAGAAATGGCTTTGAAATATCATTGTTTTTCCACTGTGCTAGaatctcagcctttcctttttGGCAGAGTACTGAATGGACCTTGTTGAACTGAGCTGGCTATTAGAGCCGTTGCTGCCATAAGAATTAATGTGGAGTGCACAGTTCCTGTTAGTTATGGGTAGTGCCTTTGCCAATCAGTTGTTACAAATACAAGCGTGTTGTTACACAATTCTGGTAAGAAAGAATTGTTTACTTTCGACTTGAAGTCACCTCTGTTTTTACGCTGATGAATTTCATTAACCCTGTAGAATTTGTGTTTCACCTAAGAGGTAGGTGGCTGGACAGGAAATTTCATGGCAGTTCCAGGGACATACAAAACGAGTAGAATttttgcaggagagcaggagaTACTCTGTTGAATTCTTGCAAGTTTAGGGAAGTCAGACTCCAAATTATGTTCCAGTCATGGGTGAGTTTTTGCAGAAGAGCATGGGAACAATGGAgctgcctattttttttctccacctgAAATCAGACGTGGTCTAGAATTTATAAGGTGAGCGTATTCCCTCTGCTCTTTCCAGGTCATAGCTAGCAACTTGCTTCTTCCACTTAGCACAACTTCAGTGCCTTTTAAAAGGGCTGTTTTTCAGCTCTCATTTCATGAACTGCAGAGTTGGTGAGCAGCTCCTTTTGAAAGTTTACATTAAATTTTCTGCCACTCACCTCCTCATATGGAATAGTTTAAGGGTCTCTGAAGTGCTTGCTTTACTCAGAAGATTTTGTACTTGCAATCTCATCAACTGTTACATCGGTAGAAGCCTGCCATGCTGGCTGACAGTGGCACATAGAAACAGCATATTTACCACATCATCCACCTTTCAGGTGACCTCATGGTCCGTGGCTGTGTTTGGACTTGCTAGTGATCTGACAACCAGGCCTCAATCCTAGAATTTAAATTCATGGCAAAGAGtcaaaagtttttaaaagactGTAAAGAACGAGACTGAAAACTgtaatgcacttttttttctttgcagcataGGCAGTAAATACCACATTAAATATAATAACTAAAATAGGAATTTTTCAAAAAGTAGAgctattaaaaagagaaaggaatgcTTGAATTAAGATTGCTAAAGCAGGTCAAAAAGTTGTTCAAAGACCTGGAAAGTAGTGGAGCTGTGAGGGAAGGTGGGTCCCATTAAGTAGTGCGTGTGTTCCTTGGAGCCTTCAGGAGTCCAACCTACTCACTAGGAGTTAAGTGAAGAtatcttcccttcctctggCTGATAATAGTCTGTACTTTCTGTTGCCTTCAAAAGTCTGGAAACAGATTGATCCCAAGGAATTTGTTTCCATGACAATTGTTACCTCCCAAGTCCTCCTAGAACTTCCTTTCCACTTTGTGGGCCTGTAAATGAGCACTTTCAATTCAGGGGAAGTATCAAATTCAAACTCAGCATACAGCAAATAATTAGATGATGTCCCTAAGCATGTTTTGAGGCCTAAACCTAGATTGTTGTATTCCAAATGCATCTCTTATTCTTCCCTTAGGGGTGGATGTTGATtaccttaaaagaaaatacatttaccGCATGGAATTGCATTGAGTTACCATTAGAAattcaaacacacacaaacaaaacacacatttcAGAGTTCTCTCCATTAGTTCTTGATGCCTAGGTATCACAGATTATTCAAGAGGGGTGGTCTTGGAGTAGATAATATATGCTCTATAACCAGTGCTAATATTCATCTCAGCTGAGTAGAAAAACTCAGGAGTACTTGTTACTACCAACCTTAAGGAATTAATTTTCTGAggcttttctgctgcttgcagtCTGCCCAGTGATAAATCAGAGTTCTTTGCAAGCCCATCTTACCCCACTCTGGAGGGACAGGGCAGGCTTTGCAGTATGGGTGTTCTGGATGCTGGCTGTGATTCAGCTTTGACTGTTGGTCTGAAGTCtgtaaggaaaacattttaaaacactgtggtgaatgtttctgttttctaaaaagGCAAAGACACATAAAGTGtcactttctcttcctttcccaagCCAGAGAAAGTGGCTATTTAGGAAGACCGTCCTCTGTCTAGTAAAGGAAGGAGGTTGATTCAAGAACTAGTATATACAGTAGTCTTCCTTTTCAGAAGAGTGCAAGGAGTTTCTTGAGTTTATGCTAGTGGTAGGCAGGGATCTCATGATAAACAtcacaggatttttttattttttccaaagagatACTTGTGGTCTAGCAATGCTTTTACAATCAGCTCTGGCCTTAATCTAATTTtaggacttcttttttttttttgaagtgttgCCATTAAAATGCTCATTTCATCAAGTAGAATGTGATGCTGTTTAACTGTGATATCTGTTTTTAATGTGGAGTCTTTGGCAATCATGAGGAAACTAGTGTACTCTGGCTCTTGATCAGTACCATCTACTGGAAAACAGCATGAGACTCATGGAAAAGTTTTGCAGGCTCTGCTAAGACTTTGAGCATCTCCTATCATACATGAATGGGAAATGACAGCCAAGCTCAGTCAATATGGGTTTGTTTCCCTGTAAGATCTGTCCTGACCTTCTGCTTGCCGTCCTGCACAATTTGCACAGCTCGACTGCCCTTGCTGACCTCGTAGAATGCAAACACTGCCATCGACTCATCAGGATTTATATCATTGTAGCTGACTAGCACAAACCCATGTGCAAATGGAGCTCACGCTTATGTAATCAGAATCTTGGGAATCTATTACTAGTAGTAGTATCTCCAgctcaaaaaaaacccaaacctttagagagcaaaaaaacccaatgaGATCAGAACAGCGACAAAAGGCTCAAATACAAGGATTTAGTAGATCAGCAGTTGGTCTATTTACCAAAGTCTTATTTAATCAGAACACCTCTagctttttatctttcttattGTGGCCCAGGTTTCCATAACTGGGGCAGGCACAGCTCAATTCAATATATTGAATTAGATTACTTGGagacttcttccttcagctTGAATGTGTGTGGATGGGATATTTAGAATCTGGCAAAATTGCTGGAGATGAAGAGCATCATTTACAGCAAGGTATATTGTtgctaagaaaataattgaCAGAGATGCTGTAAAGTGTTAGAGACAAAGACCAGTGTTAACTCCAACCATGTCTGATgtttcaaagacagaaaaaaatccacagttCATTGTGAAGGGACTGCACAAAACTGTCTTATTCTCAGATATGAATAGGGATCTCAAAATGTAGCTCTGTAATTGCTTTAAACCCATCTACGTGCAGACAGCTGCTAAAATATCCAGTCCATCcctttccagctgctctgcccagcTGTATGCCAGCCTTTCCCTGGGTCTCAGCTCCCCCCCCAGGCTGCTGCACCATCAGATCATTCTGAGTTCAGTGTTTTTGAGTCCCTCGTTGGACCTAACAAAAAGCTGTACGACCAAGAATTGATGTAAACAAAGCAGTAGGAAAACAGATTCAATTTAGATAGGTCTGTCTCCTAGTTCTGTGAGTCACCCACTATACTTGTTCAATGCtctatttttgatttttcttgttgtttatTAGTGCATTTGTTTTGTCCAATGAAACAGGTGAAAGAATTTATCAACGCTGAGCTCCTGGCTCACTTGTATTCTTCTGAGGACCAAAATACTCTAATGGAGGAATCAGCTGAGCAGGCACAGAGGCGAGATGAAATGCTCCGCATGTACCAAGCTCTAAAGGAAGCCTTGGCAATCATTGGCGATATCAGCACTAGCACTGTGTCAACCCCTGCACCACCTCCTGTAGATGATTCTTGGCTTCAGCAGGCCCGCAGGTAAGcttcttcatttgctttgcaaTGAAATTTAGGACAGGCAGACGTTATTAGCATTAACAACTCCCTTCTTACCTGTGTTTTGGGCAGGTCTTTAATGACACTTGTGAGGGAAATCAGACATCTTGGTATTATTTAGATGCTATTTTGAGCTGCTTAGAGTACATTAAGATAAAGAACATGCggctttattttcttgcatGCTGCCTAGAATAGATGACACAAGACAGACTTTAAACACCCATGAGCTCTTTCTAGTAAAGCCATCAGTCTTTTTCCCAGCATCCTGTATTCTGTTCAAGCCTAGCTTGGAGAAAAAGCTGCTTCTGGTTCTAGTTTCAGTGAGCTGCATCTTACCTAAAGTGCCGGGAGCTCTGTGTGCTACCATGTTATACTAGCTGGAAGCCAAATCGAGAAATCCAGATACTGTGCTCCAGGGCAGATGTGAACCTGCATGCATGCTGTATGTCCCCATTTACAcgtttattttttaaaaaccttaTTCCACATATACACATTCTATGGGTACGCATATAAACATCAGACAAGACATTTGTCTGTTAGAATACTTTATGTTGGATTTACAGCTTGTCTGATGCTTCAGATAGCAGCCACTTTTGCCACCAAATACTGTTTTGATTCCTTTATTGCAGAAATCCCACCTGTCTGTGCAAACTAACCTCAACTGTGTATTCACAAGACTTTTTCTTGCAAGCTTTTATTAAACTTCAGTCCTTCAGGCTGCACGTCCTAGCAAATCCTTTTCACACAACGCTGTTAGAATTATAGCATTTAAATCCATTACATTTTAGCTCTTTCTATTTTGTCTATCTCAGAGCATGCTGTCGATGGGAATGGTGTATGTTAGATATACATATAGGTCTGAAACTGGCAGCAAAGgggatgcaaagaaaaaaaaaagattttaactttttttttttttaataaatattcacaCTGTAGCAAACATCTTCAATCTCTGGTATTTCACTAGATCTCCTCCTCCAAGTCCCTCAACTCAGAGGAGGCCTACATTAAATAATCCCCCAACCAGACCTTTATCTGGCCGAGGACCTGCTCCTGCAATCCCATCTCCAGGCCCTCAGTCAGGGGCTCCTCCGGTCCCGTTCCGCCCAGGACCGTTGCCACCATTTCCAAGTGGTGGTGAAGCCCATGGAGGACCTCCCCAAGTTCCATCTCGGCCAACGCGGGCCCCTCCCAGTGTCCCAAGGTAAGATGTCTCAGCTTCCTGGTGGTGGGCATGGTTCTCTTCCCGTAGCATAACAGATGCTGCACGACCCAGGAAAGTCAAGCACTGTTGTTGAGTGAGTCTGGTAACAAAGCACAACCGTGCATTCCCTGCAGAGAGTCAAAGGTGTTCTGAGGAACCGATTTCTAGCACAAATAAGACTTTTTGGAAAGTTAGATACTTGTATTCGTggcaaaaagcattttcttgtcAGTCAGTTCGAAGAAACTAGGTTATATTACATTAAAACCCCCTGTTCTGGTTACGTGGTATCATGAACACAGGCGTTGTTCACGGAGTCAAGTCCTCTAGACCTCCACCAGAACATGGGCAGTGGTGCAACAAATAGCTCACTTTCACCATTTTGAGTGCTCACCAAAGGAAGTAACAGCTCTTTGGGGAGAGAACAAGGCCTTGTAGAATCAGTGGAACAAACTGATAGGAGTCTGATTTTTATTCCACAAGGCAAATAATTTACAGCCAGTTGAAAACAGTTTGCAGCTGTCTAACAGTGTAGGTCACACACAGCACAACATGTTTAGTTAAGGAACAGGATTTTAATGATCACattgtttcctttccttctgaCAACTTTGCAGTTATCAGTACTTTTAAAAGTagcttttcatattttataattttgtgtGGTATTAACCACTTTTTAATATAAGTTATATGAAAAACTTGTCcttagtatttattttcactatGACATAATACACTTAATCACTCATATATGAAAGGCTCTAACTCCTAGAGCTTCAGTAACTTCCCAAATTACAAGAGGCATAGGCACATTAGGCAATGCTGGAACAAAGGGCTTTCTCTAATTTTAATAGATTAACTGTTATATTAGGCTTAGTCACAGtttggagaaaagcaaacaaaaaacctacttaaacagaaacaaaaagaaaatgcgTACATTCTCAATTTTAGAAATagtaatggaaaataaaacaatcatctgcctttggagaaaaaatattgaatactttcttttaaataagtgAGATCAGTTGTAGCTGTCAGCAACTTAAATGTGATGCCCAGTTTTTCTAACATCACCATTTATATATTATACAATATGGAGATGCATATCACGCTGTTTGAGGGTGATTGCTACTTCTGAAGTTGAGCACTTATATATCATTATGACcattataatattaaaaataaatcagttaaAGAGGGTATATCAAATGAATGAAGcgttttctctattttctatgaaaaaggAGTTGCACTGCCTAATCATGAAAGTCATTCTTTCATCTTAGTGGATACTCCATAACTTGCATTAGGGAGAAACACCCTTTCTGGGTATTAAACTTCACACTGGAAAGAAGGAAGCCCAGGTGGGGTTCCCCACTGGGAGAGCTTGAAGGGCACTGGCAGGGGTAGTTTCCACTGTGCCATCGGTGGATAGATGATGTACCAGAGGTAGACAGGAAGTCCAGCGTTTCATCAGTTGTCCTACTGGAAAGAACCATAGCTCTCCAGTGTCTCTCACCTTGCCTTGAGAACAGCATGTGTCTTTTGTCCAGCCTGGCTGTGATTCTGCATGAGCATTGCTTTCCTGAGGTGGCTTGCCAAGAGCATGTCTGATGATCATCTTTTTGATGCTGAAGTGATAGGTGGGATGGAGACCAAAAAGGAATTTCCAAGCTCACAAAGATACTTGGGGTAAGCAGCCTGTGAACAACTCAATTTATGACAGCCACTGGTGGCAGGCGAAGCAGGGCCTGATAAAGGAGGtcagtgcttttaaaatgctgtagCTGGATGCATAATTGAATGTACGAGTGCCTGacatttttgtggaaaaaaatatctgcaatACACATCTTCTGGACTGGATCCTAGTCCCCTTTTTTTAGAGCTATGAAAGCCTCAGACATAAAAATCTCAGATGCTAAGGAATGCAGGCAGGGTTTGCCGTTCTGCTGAAACTTCAGGTTTCTCCTGCTGACTAAACTCCGAGAGAGGAAATCCCAGGGAAGGGGCTGCAGGGGAAATCACCTGAGGGGGACAGTGTGGCGGGCTCCTGTGCCTATTAAAAGTCCTTTTGAGCCCTGCAATTTCTGCTACGCTTGGTCTGGTTTCAATAACAGCCTTCGCAGGATCATAGGAAATTGACTCAGAAAATGGGTCTGagatattaaaaggaaaaagaaatcattttgagGAAGAGTTCTTAAGGAAACTTCACCTTTCTCCATGATTTGTTTCTGAGCTGAGGCTCTGTGCTCTGATTGTGCTGCCgctgtttgctgctgtgtttcttcaAGTGTCGGGATCTGTCAGATCCAGGGAATAGGTTAGCATCCAGCTTTCCATAGGAGTGTTTTGGTTGCAGCCCCATCACTGTCACATGGAGCTGAAAATCCTGACACACAAAGAAGTAGCGttctatttttcttgtgttctgcTTTAAGATAAAAGGTCACTTCCAGGGGTAAGATTCGAACCATCCTGTTCCAATGAGTGGCTGAACACACATTTAGTTTGGAGAATTTGCTACTTTATAGTGAGATATTGCctatgcctttaaaaaaataataataaaaccacaCTCCCCCCCCTTCCCTTCCAGCTTTTATTAGCATTTATTCAAAGGAATTGTACAGAAACTGTGaactttctgcattttctcactATTCTTTGCATACTGTACAGGGAAAGGAAAGCGGTTAGGGGAgcaggaaataattttcttccttgcttcGCTCTGATTCTAAAGCTGTTTTGGGTTATGTGCTCTGAATATTTCTGTAAGGAAACAGAAACTATTTGCATGATACATGCCTCTTTTAATTAATCCCACTTGAGGTGGGTGGATCTCTCCCAGCAAAGCCTGTGAGTAAAGGCCCCTGGCTTTGTTAAGGGCTTGATGCCAAAGCATATATGATTTGTGAAATATTCTCTGCTGCCAGAATTTAGATTATTCCCTCTCCCTCTTAAAAGGCTGCAGtagtattttgaaagaaaatgcagctgtgCACTCACTTTGGTACGACTGCTTGAAGCAGGCACCGGAGCCTCTTTAGTTACCATGATGTGTGTTTGCCTGCCTGGTTGGGAAGCCTGATCTTGATCAATTTAGTTCTACTGTGGGATGCTTTGATTTATGACTTTTAAATGTCCTaaacaggaatctcagctttGCCACAGGGAGAACAATTGaattggaaatgtttttctcctgGCAGCAGAGCCCCTGGTGTCAGTGAGGGTGGGATGGTGCTCCCCTTTCCTCTTCGTCTTCTGCTCGGCAGTGCCCCTATGGCTTCATGAAGGCTTCCCCAACAAAGAACCGAAGATTAAAACTCGCTTTGCCATTCAAACCCTGCCTTAAGTGGACCTGGTTAaacagaggagctgcagggcttCAGTGTCCATTCAAAGAGGCAGGAATATACATACTTTCAAGCACCTGTGACTTGCGCTCAGGGCTGCTGGTGCACAGCCCCTGGGGTTGAGGATAATCTTTACACGTGAggcaagcagagcagagagagaattcaTAATTCATCTCATGCCATTCAGCAGTGGTCCCTTAATCTCCCTGCCACCTCTTTCAGCTGTCTTCATACAATTTACGTCAATGCACAGCCAACCAGCACAGATGCTACCATGCACCTATGTTTTATTGTTTCACTAAGGCTAATTATATGACCTGTTGTGTTCGTAGCTAATCTGCATTGTTAGCCATCGTTATGTATTTCTGCCAACccagcataaaaaaaaagtgcttattCTTGATAGTAATTACAGTCCGAGAATTCCAGACAAAGCCAGAGGCACTGCAGAAAGTATCACTGCCTAACATTTCCTGGTTTGCAGGCTCTGAACTCAGCTCTTTGATTGCCAAACATCAGCCACTAAGTCAGTTTTCTGTGATGGATTTTATGGATTAGTgttctttcaaaacatttagCGTTAACATCTAACACTGTGTGTTGAAAAATAAGAGGATCCACTGCAAAAACTGCCTGCGAATCCTCTTATTAAAGTCTGTCATAATGCACAGGTATATAAGGCCAGAAGGGTTAGCCTACGTTAGTCTGGGCATCTTCTTCTTGCAGCTCTAAAAACttaccattattttttaatggaatataaataataatcaAATAGCCATTGCTTCGAACTCTTATGGCAGGGTGAATAGGTGCTTTAAAGTAACTGCATGTTGATTTGGATGATCTTAGTCCGAATACCCACAAAGAAGAGTACGGCTTTGTTCTACGGTAGAATCTGTTTGTCCTCTCTGACTGTACTTTCAGTGAAGATGATTCACAAGACATAACTGGTAATTAGGAATGTTTCTTGTAAGCAAAGGGACAAAACTGTTATCTGGAGGGATTTCAAAATTCTGCCGAatttaaagggaaaatggaagTCAAAGCATAACTACTTCAGTTCTGCATCTCATGTCTGTGGTCGGAAGAATATTACAGCTACACGGGTGATGCAAAGCCAGAGCCCATCACAGGAGGGAACACTGCTCTTCCGTAGTCAGCAGGTTTCCAACTCTGCCTGTTCAAAGAGCCCCAAAAAGACTTATGAGAATATCAGTCATTCTTTCTGGGATTTCTGCCCTATGGGAAGACATCTCTGTGCAATTTGTTACCAGTCTCAATTACAGTTCTTGTTGAAAGGCACACCCAGGAATACACTCCTTTTGCTACTGGTTGTTTCCGCTGGAGATTATATTTCCCCTTATCTGTTTGAAAGtaactctgcttttcttcccctcctccacTGACTCCTTtatcactgttttgttttcccctttttctgcaCGTCTCTTGCTGTCCCTTTCTTGACCATCCTGTCCACTTCTTTTTTCACCTTCTCCTCTCACTTGGTTTCCTGCCTAGAACATCTGTCTTCATTCCCCACATATTCCCCCCTTTCCTTCTCACTGTCTTTTCTTGGTTTCTTTCCAACTTATCCCTTCCCTGGCACCTTAGTAAATCTGTCTCCTGCTCCttgtatttctgtcttcttttaaagcttttcatcCTGTTTTCGAACCATAAAATGCAATATCTGGCAATCTTTTCTAACAGCAGCTTGGTGTTAGTGGCCGTGACAACCTCTAGAAATTCTAGCTACACTGCTTATGGTAGCCATACcacatggcaaaaaaaaattgaggaaTATGGTCACCTGGCAGCTTCATTCTTAATAGAATCAATGAAAGAAGTAATGTTTTGAATGAGGATAAATATTGGAGGGGTTGGCCAGAAAGTAGGTTGCAGAAGCTTTTAAAAACTTGTGACATATCACAATATAACAACTCCTGTGGTTTCATTATAATTCTTCAATACTGTTCTTGCGAGAAATTTGAAGCAGAAATGGACAGAAGGAGTTCTTCAGCAGCCTGTACTTAACACCGCCAGAGACAGGAGTGTCCCTGAGTttgctccaggagctgcagcaattGCTCACCCCTAAGAGGATGGCTGTCTCCTAGACTTGCCAAAGCATTCTGTTCACCACCTTCCTCCATGTACTCCTCCTCCAGATGACTGTCCTGAAGACCAGCTATAATGAAATTCATGGGATGGCAGACACTGCAGCCTAGGTACTACATCTGCTGCCACTGAATCTCACTTCCATCAGCATCTCCCTTCATCAGCCAAAGGCTCTCCACTTTGCACGTTCAGTGGTGCCGGAATTTTATTATGTGCTGTGGTTGGCAATGCACTAGGACAGCTGAACAAATGTTTGAAGAGTTGCTTGTTCTACATGGGTTTTAGGTTTAATCTGTTTTTTGTAACTCAGGTAGTTTTGATTGTCTTTAGTATAGTTCCTGAGCTACTTGCTCCAGAAAACTTACTcaacaaaaattgtttttgaaatcAGGTGAATAAGGAGAGATCCACTTC of Meleagris gallopavo isolate NT-WF06-2002-E0010 breed Aviagen turkey brand Nicholas breeding stock chromosome 10, Turkey_5.1, whole genome shotgun sequence contains these proteins:
- the LOC104912335 gene encoding dynamin-3-like isoform X1 — encoded protein: MLPLDNLKVRDVEKSFMSSKHIFALFNTEQRNVYKDYRFLELACDSQEEVDSWKASLLRAGVYPDKSSTENDENGQADNFSMDPQLERQVETIRNLVDSYMSIINKCIRDLIPKTIMHLMINNVKEFINAELLAHLYSSEDQNTLMEESAEQAQRRDEMLRMYQALKEALAIIGDISTSTVSTPAPPPVDDSWLQQARRSPPPSPSTQRRPTLNNPPTRPLSGRGPAPAIPSPGPQSGAPPVPFRPGPLPPFPSGGEAHGGPPQVPSRPTRAPPSVPSFDPFSSCCTVPGMCLFVLLAPDSGELIPMAPPVQTVLHSCLIYDLSRLAGRLLYFLSLYFSRMV
- the LOC104912335 gene encoding dynamin-3-like isoform X3 — translated: MLPLDNLKVRDVEKSFMSSKHIFALFNTEQRNVYKDYRFLELACDSQEEVDSWKASLLRAGVYPDKSSTENDENGQADNFSMDPQLERQVETIRNLVDSYMSIINKCIRDLIPKTIMHLMINNVKEFINAELLAHLYSSEDQNTLMEESAEQAQRRDEMLRMYQALKEALAIIGDISTSTVSTPAPPPVDDSWLQQARRSPPPSPSTQRRPTLNNPPTRPLSGRGPAPAIPSPGPQSGAPPVPFRPGPLPPFPSGGEAHGGPPQVPSRPTRAPPSVPRRADTDGSSRPDSPPLLLDI
- the LOC104912335 gene encoding dynamin-3-like isoform X4; its protein translation is MLPLDNLKVRDVEKSFMSSKHIFALFNTEQRNVYKDYRFLELACDSQEEVDSWKASLLRAGVYPDKSSTENDENGQADNFSMDPQLERQVETIRNLVDSYMSIINKCIRDLIPKTIMHLMINNVKEFINAELLAHLYSSEDQNTLMEESAEQAQRRDEMLRMYQALKEALAIIGDISTSTVSTPAPPPVDDSWLQQARRSPPPSPSTQRRPTLNNPPTRPLSGRGPAPAIPSPGPQSGAPPVPFRPGPLPPFPSGGEAHGGPPQVPSRPTRAPPSVPRRPPPAVPGRSA
- the LOC104912335 gene encoding dynamin-3-like isoform X2; the encoded protein is MLPLDNLKVRDVEKSFMSSKHIFALFNTEQRNVYKDYRFLELACDSQEEVDSWKASLLRAGVYPDKSSTENDENGQADNFSMDPQLERQVETIRNLVDSYMSIINKCIRDLIPKTIMHLMINNVKEFINAELLAHLYSSEDQNTLMEESAEQAQRRDEMLRMYQALKEALAIIGDISTSTVSTPAPPPVDDSWLQQARRSPPPSPSTQRRPTLNNPPTRPLSGRGPAPAIPSPGPQSGAPPVPFRPGPLPPFPSGGEAHGGPPQVPSRPTRAPPSVPSRRPPPSPTRPTVIRPLDSSLLD